GATCTGCCCGTCCGGCGAGGACTCTCTTGCTCTTGCTCTACTGCTTTGACGCTTCGCTTTACATCACTTCAACACGCGGAACCGAAGGTGCACCACATCATCCGCCTCAGCCACCGCGATCCGCTCCAACTCGGTCGGCTTCAACCCGTCCAGCAACCGCGCCCCGCCACCAAGGAAGACCGGCACCAACTGAAGCCGGATCTCGTCCACCAGCCCCGCACGCAACACGTGCTGAGCAGACTCCGCCGCCGCCATGACGAGCACGTCCTTGTCCCCCGCCGCCTCACGCGCCTGACCGACAGCACTCTTCGGCCCGTCCGTGACGAACGTGAAGGACGCCGACTTCATCGCCAACGGCGGCCGCCCCTCGTGGGTCAGCACGAAACTCGGCACCGGGAACGGCGTGTCCTGCCAGAACCGCAACCCCAGGTCGAACGTCCTTCGCCCCAGCACGACCGCGCCGACGGTCGCGGCGAACTCGGCGTCACGGTCCGAGCCCTCGGCGAACATCCACTCGTGCAGCCGTTCACCGCCCTCGCCCATCGGGTGGTCGTCACTCGGATTCGGCCCGGCGCTGTACCCGTCCAACGACACAGAACCGTTCAACACCACTTTGCCCACAGTCATCGCCCCCATACAGTCATCGCACCCGCAGTCATTCCCCGCTGAACTCCACACGCACACCCAGCAGACGCACGGCGCGAGTGTCCTCGAAACGCGCCAACGCCGCCACGGCAGCATCCTCGATCACTTCCGTCTCCAGTGTCGCCGCTTCCATCGTCTCCGCGTCCAGCGAGACCCCCCGCGTGTAGGTGAAGAACGGCACGAACCGCACCTTCACCACCACCCGCACCACCGTCCGCCCCTCCTCGCGCACGTCCTCCACCACCCGCCGCGCGATCAGCCGCACCTGCTCGCGGATCTCCTCGGGGTCGGTCAGGTCGTGCTGGAACGTCGTCTCCCGGCTGCGCGACTTCGCCACCCACGGCGTCGCGGTGACGTTCGTGTCGCCCGCGCCCAACGCCAACTGCCGGAAGTGCGGCCCCATCGCCGGCCCGAACCGCGCGGCCAACACGTCGAGATCCGCACGCGCCAACTCCTCGACCGTCCGCACGTCCAGAGAAGCGAGCTTGGCCGCCGTGCGGGCACCGATGCCCCACAACGCGGTCACCGGCCGTCCGGCCATCACCTCGACCCAGTTCTCCCTGGTCAGCCGGTACACGCCGGCGGGCTTGGCGAACCCGGTGGCGAGCTTCGCGCGCAGCTTGTTGTCCCCGACGCCGACCGAGCACTCCAGCCCGGTCTCCGCCTTCACCGCCCGCCGGACGGCGAGGGCCAGCGCCTCCGGGTCGTCCGTGCGGGCGCCCAGGAACGCCTCGTCCCAGCCGATCACCTCGACCACCACGGGCAGCTCGCGCAGCACGTCCATCACGTGCGCGGACACCTCCTCGTAGGCGGGCGCGTCGGACGGCAGGAACACCGCGTCCGGACACTTCTTCTTCGCCAGCCGCAACGGCATCCCGGAGTGGACGCCGAACTCCCTCGCCTCATAGGACGCGGTGGCCACCACGGCGCGTTGCGTCGGGTCGCCGGCTCCTCCGACGACCACGGGCCTGCCTCGCAGCTCAGGCCGGCGCGCGATCTCGACCGCCGCGATGAACTGGTCGAGGTCGACGTGCAGGACCCAGTCCTGTTCGGACACGCCCGCCGGTTCCTGTTCGGACACGTCAGCCAGTATCGCCGTGCCATGCTGTTCGTGTGCGACCGGAAGAATTCGCCCATCTGCGCCGGGCACGCGACCTGATGGACCGCGAGTACGCCCGTCCGCTGGACGTGCCCGCCATGGCCCGCACCGCGCTCATGTCGCCGTCGCACTTCGCCCGGCAGTTCAAGCTGGCCTACGGCGAGACGCCCTACAACTACCTGATGACCAGGCGCATCGAACGCGCGAAGGCCCTGCTGCGACGGGGTGGCCTCACCGTCACCGAGGTGTGCATGGAGGTCGGCTGCACGTCGCTCGGCTCGTTCAGCTCGCGGTTCACCGAGCTCGTCGGC
This is a stretch of genomic DNA from Saccharothrix ecbatanensis. It encodes these proteins:
- a CDS encoding dihydrofolate reductase family protein; protein product: MTVGKVVLNGSVSLDGYSAGPNPSDDHPMGEGGERLHEWMFAEGSDRDAEFAATVGAVVLGRRTFDLGLRFWQDTPFPVPSFVLTHEGRPPLAMKSASFTFVTDGPKSAVGQAREAAGDKDVLVMAAAESAQHVLRAGLVDEIRLQLVPVFLGGGARLLDGLKPTELERIAVAEADDVVHLRFRVLK
- a CDS encoding DNA polymerase IV gives rise to the protein MSEQDWVLHVDLDQFIAAVEIARRPELRGRPVVVGGAGDPTQRAVVATASYEAREFGVHSGMPLRLAKKKCPDAVFLPSDAPAYEEVSAHVMDVLRELPVVVEVIGWDEAFLGARTDDPEALALAVRRAVKAETGLECSVGVGDNKLRAKLATGFAKPAGVYRLTRENWVEVMAGRPVTALWGIGARTAAKLASLDVRTVEELARADLDVLAARFGPAMGPHFRQLALGAGDTNVTATPWVAKSRSRETTFQHDLTDPEEIREQVRLIARRVVEDVREEGRTVVRVVVKVRFVPFFTYTRGVSLDAETMEAATLETEVIEDAAVAALARFEDTRAVRLLGVRVEFSGE
- a CDS encoding helix-turn-helix transcriptional regulator; the encoded protein is MRPEEFAHLRRARDLMDREYARPLDVPAMARTALMSPSHFARQFKLAYGETPYNYLMTRRIERAKALLRRGGLTVTEVCMEVGCTSLGSFSSRFTELVGETPSAYRARRHDAVAIVPACWSKAVTRPSRFREARA